From a single Sporosarcina oncorhynchi genomic region:
- the pabC gene encoding aminodeoxychorismate lyase: protein MNYCWMNGNVERAEDLRISPFDHGFLYGAGFFETFRTYEGHVFLFKEHMKRLCDALAEYRITFPYDDEEILHAVRELTDLSGGREGYFRLNVSAGVHDIGLAPAEYIEPNVILFRKELAAVPRGTEKTGVWLETARNLPESSVRHKSHNYLNNVRGRLELPSLKDQEGLFLTAEGFVAEGITSNVFWMKDGTLYTPSINTGILPGITRAFIICSAKNANISVVEGEFPKMAVEQADEVFVSNAVQEIVPLNRVGNHFLPGASGVYYENLHKLYIQAIGHLKEG from the coding sequence ATGAATTACTGCTGGATGAATGGAAACGTTGAACGAGCGGAGGATCTTCGGATTTCTCCGTTTGATCACGGATTTTTATATGGCGCTGGATTTTTCGAAACATTTCGGACGTATGAGGGACATGTGTTTTTATTCAAAGAGCATATGAAGCGATTGTGTGATGCACTCGCTGAATACCGTATTACATTTCCTTATGACGACGAAGAAATTCTTCATGCAGTCCGCGAATTAACAGACTTATCCGGAGGACGGGAAGGGTATTTTCGTTTGAATGTGTCCGCAGGTGTACATGACATCGGTCTGGCACCGGCTGAATACATAGAGCCGAATGTAATTCTCTTTCGCAAGGAGTTGGCAGCTGTGCCAAGAGGAACAGAAAAAACCGGTGTGTGGCTGGAAACTGCGCGCAATTTACCTGAAAGTAGCGTCCGTCACAAATCCCATAATTATTTAAACAATGTACGAGGCCGGTTAGAGCTTCCGTCCTTAAAGGATCAGGAAGGCCTTTTCCTAACAGCGGAAGGTTTTGTTGCGGAAGGAATCACTTCAAATGTATTCTGGATGAAAGACGGGACGTTGTATACACCTTCTATTAACACAGGGATTTTACCGGGTATTACACGTGCTTTCATTATATGTAGTGCAAAGAACGCAAATATTTCAGTTGTTGAAGGTGAGTTTCCAAAAATGGCAGTGGAACAAGCTGATGAAGTGTTCGTTTCTAATGCTGTGCAGGAAATTGTTCCACTCAACAGAGTGGGCAATCATTTTCTACCGGGAGCTTCAGGAGTTTATTACGAAAATCTGCACAAACTATATATACAGGCAATCGGTCATTTGAAAGAAGGTTGA
- the folP gene encoding dihydropteroate synthase, translating into MELANAREIYRFGRTEINFRTETIVMGILNVTPDSFSDGGKYGQIDAALKRAEEMIREGAKIIDIGGESTRPGHAPVSLDEEMQRTAPVIEALSQELDCVISIDTYKAEVAEAALKAGASIINDVWGAKREPRIAEVAAAHNVPIILMHNREVAEYKGHFMEEMLTDLQGSVDIAKDAGVSQTNIWLDPGIGFAKNLEQNVLAMQGLQQIADMGYPVLLGTSRKSMIGKILDLPVEERLEGTGATVCYGINHGCHIMRVHDVKEVSRMVKMMDVLVGKASVVVK; encoded by the coding sequence ATGGAATTGGCTAATGCGAGAGAAATCTATCGATTCGGGCGTACGGAAATAAACTTCCGTACGGAAACGATTGTAATGGGCATATTGAATGTCACACCCGACTCGTTTTCGGATGGAGGGAAGTACGGTCAGATAGATGCGGCGTTGAAGCGTGCAGAAGAAATGATTCGTGAGGGCGCGAAGATTATCGATATTGGAGGCGAGTCAACGCGTCCTGGTCATGCACCTGTTTCTCTCGATGAAGAGATGCAACGGACCGCACCTGTGATTGAAGCGCTATCACAGGAGTTGGATTGTGTCATTTCAATTGATACATATAAAGCAGAAGTTGCGGAAGCAGCTCTTAAAGCTGGTGCAAGCATCATCAATGATGTGTGGGGAGCGAAACGTGAACCGCGTATTGCGGAAGTTGCGGCGGCTCATAATGTGCCCATCATCCTCATGCATAACCGGGAAGTAGCGGAGTACAAAGGTCATTTCATGGAAGAAATGCTGACGGATTTGCAGGGAAGTGTAGACATTGCTAAAGATGCGGGTGTTTCTCAAACAAATATATGGCTTGACCCGGGTATCGGATTCGCGAAAAACCTTGAGCAGAACGTTTTGGCAATGCAAGGGTTGCAACAAATAGCGGATATGGGCTATCCCGTTCTTCTTGGCACATCGCGCAAATCGATGATTGGCAAGATATTGGACTTGCCGGTAGAAGAACGTTTGGAAGGGACCGGTGCAACGGTTTGCTATGGCATCAATCACGGCTGCCATATTATGCGTGTACATGACGTGAAGGAAGTATCACGCATGGTGAAGATGATGGATGTGTTGGTAGGCAAGGCCAGTGTTGTCGTTAAGTAA
- the folB gene encoding dihydroneopterin aldolase produces MDYIHVNEMEFYGYHGALAEENVLGQRFRASVSLAIELAEAGRTDDLAKTVNYAEVYDICQSIIEGEPRKLIETLAEDIAGTILKKFPSQVQGLKVVLIKPDPPIPGHYTSVSVEITRGRFE; encoded by the coding sequence ATGGATTATATTCATGTGAATGAAATGGAGTTTTACGGATACCACGGTGCATTAGCAGAAGAGAACGTGCTTGGTCAGCGGTTCCGTGCGAGTGTGTCACTTGCAATTGAGCTTGCGGAGGCAGGACGAACTGATGATTTAGCGAAAACAGTAAATTATGCAGAAGTGTATGATATCTGCCAATCAATTATTGAAGGGGAACCCCGTAAATTGATTGAAACACTCGCAGAGGACATTGCGGGGACGATTTTGAAGAAATTTCCTTCCCAAGTTCAAGGTCTGAAAGTGGTGTTGATTAAACCAGATCCTCCGATTCCTGGTCATTATACTTCCGTTTCTGTCGAGATTACGAGGGGGCGCTTCGAGTGA
- the folK gene encoding 2-amino-4-hydroxy-6-hydroxymethyldihydropteridine diphosphokinase, translating into MNVSYLSIGSNIDDRLHHLTEAVRALHGHEEIEVINVSSIYETVPVGFTDQADFLNLVVCLKTNLNAHQLLKVCQEVENELGRVRKVRWGPRTVDLDILLYNHDNVESENLIVPHPRMMERAFVLVPLLEIAPGIIQPKPAIDDSGVVRWKKIEGADHFLNAEM; encoded by the coding sequence GTGAATGTTTCCTATCTATCGATCGGTTCTAATATCGACGATCGGTTGCATCATTTGACGGAGGCAGTCCGTGCGCTTCATGGACATGAAGAAATTGAAGTGATAAATGTCTCTTCCATATATGAAACGGTTCCGGTCGGATTTACTGACCAGGCAGATTTTCTAAACCTAGTCGTGTGTCTTAAAACGAACTTGAATGCGCATCAATTATTGAAGGTGTGCCAAGAAGTTGAGAATGAATTGGGCCGTGTTCGCAAAGTTAGATGGGGACCCCGGACGGTGGACCTTGACATTTTGTTGTATAATCACGACAATGTTGAATCAGAGAACTTAATTGTACCGCATCCGAGAATGATGGAACGGGCATTTGTTCTTGTGCCTCTGTTGGAAATCGCACCTGGTATCATTCAGCCGAAACCGGCAATTGATGACAGTGGCGTCGTTCGTTGGAAAAAGATTGAGGGTGCCGATCATTTTTTGAATGCGGAAATGTGA
- the lysS gene encoding lysine--tRNA ligase — MSHLDELNDQLLVRRQKMEDLRENGLDPFGSRYERTHLSNEIREAYEELTKEDLDETVHEVKIAGRIMTKRGKGKAGFAHIQDLGGQIQIYVRQDAIGEEAYALFDNADLGDIVGVKGDVFKTKVGELSIKATEFTFLTKALRPLPDKFHGLKDIEQRYRQRYLDLISSEESREMFITRSRIIQSMRRYLDEKGFLEVETPMLHSIAGGATARPFITHHNALDMTLYMRIAIELHLKRLIVGGLEKVYEVGRVFRNEGISTRHNPEFTMMELYEAYADYNDIMELTENMIAYMAEDVLGTTQVQYGDDIIDLSPGWKRLHMADAVKEYTGVDFWKEMTKEEAHALAKEHGVEVAGMMEVGHVLNEFFEQKVEELLVQPTFIYGHPVEISPLAKKNPEDGRFTDRFELFIVRREHANAFTELNDPIDQRARFEAQMVEKEQGNDEAHEMDEDFVEALEYGLPPTGGLGIGIDRLVMLLTNAQSIRDILLFPQMRSKE, encoded by the coding sequence ATGTCCCATTTGGATGAATTGAACGATCAGCTACTGGTGAGACGCCAGAAGATGGAAGACTTACGTGAGAATGGATTGGATCCATTCGGTTCAAGATATGAACGGACACACTTGTCCAATGAAATCCGGGAAGCGTATGAAGAGCTTACCAAAGAGGATTTGGATGAAACGGTTCATGAAGTGAAAATCGCGGGACGTATTATGACGAAGCGCGGCAAAGGAAAGGCTGGATTTGCACATATCCAGGATCTTGGTGGGCAGATTCAAATTTACGTCCGTCAAGATGCAATCGGTGAGGAAGCCTATGCACTATTTGATAATGCGGATCTAGGTGACATTGTCGGTGTTAAAGGAGACGTTTTTAAGACGAAGGTTGGAGAACTTTCTATTAAAGCGACTGAATTTACATTCCTGACGAAAGCACTGCGCCCGCTGCCTGATAAATTTCATGGTCTAAAAGATATCGAACAACGATACCGTCAACGCTACTTAGATCTCATTTCATCTGAAGAGAGCAGAGAGATGTTCATCACGAGAAGTCGTATCATCCAATCGATGCGTCGTTACCTGGATGAGAAAGGTTTCTTGGAAGTTGAAACACCAATGCTACACTCGATTGCGGGGGGAGCAACTGCACGCCCGTTCATCACGCACCATAATGCATTAGATATGACGTTATACATGCGTATTGCAATCGAGCTTCATTTGAAGCGTCTGATTGTCGGTGGACTGGAGAAAGTATATGAAGTGGGCCGTGTATTCCGTAATGAAGGAATCTCAACAAGACACAACCCTGAATTTACGATGATGGAGTTATATGAAGCGTATGCCGATTATAACGATATTATGGAACTGACTGAAAACATGATTGCATATATGGCGGAAGACGTCCTGGGTACAACACAAGTTCAGTATGGGGATGACATCATTGACTTATCTCCAGGCTGGAAACGTCTGCATATGGCAGACGCTGTAAAGGAATACACTGGGGTGGACTTCTGGAAAGAGATGACGAAAGAAGAAGCCCATGCCTTGGCGAAAGAGCACGGCGTTGAAGTAGCTGGCATGATGGAAGTTGGTCATGTTCTAAATGAGTTCTTTGAACAAAAGGTTGAAGAGCTGCTTGTACAGCCTACTTTCATTTATGGACATCCTGTAGAAATCTCGCCTTTGGCGAAGAAGAATCCTGAAGATGGACGCTTCACGGACCGTTTCGAACTATTCATCGTGCGCCGCGAGCATGCAAATGCATTTACAGAATTGAATGATCCAATCGATCAACGCGCCCGCTTTGAAGCGCAAATGGTGGAGAAAGAACAGGGCAATGATGAAGCGCATGAAATGGATGAAGACTTTGTCGAAGCACTGGAGTATGGTCTACCACCAACTGGTGGCCTTGGAATAGGTATTGATCGTCTAGTTATGCTTTTAACAAATGCCCAATCTATCCGGGACATCCTTCTATTCCCGCAGATGAGATCGAAGGAATAA
- a CDS encoding IS3 family transposase, which produces MIFQFVEDHRNQYRVNKMCEVLLVSTSGYYKWREKNQSDMQKKKEGALKYIQQIFFEYREVYGSPRIHKELDKIGMVLSEKTVGNYMRELGLCATMPSRYTVTTKSNSEHLIYPNLLNRNFNTDEPNKVWVVDITYIWTSEGWLYLATVMDLFSRKIIGFNLDKSLSKELPRLALVRAFLFRQPEEGLVHHSDQGCQYTSNDYIELLKEKKCEISMSRRGDCFDNACIESFHATIKKELIYRRKFKTRDEAERTVLDYIVSFYNEKRSHSTLNYTSPNQFELMYQESIKKNAQKPSATIMEEQLAL; this is translated from the coding sequence GTGATCTTTCAATTCGTTGAAGATCATCGGAATCAATACCGCGTGAATAAGATGTGCGAAGTCCTTCTAGTATCAACCAGCGGCTATTATAAGTGGCGAGAAAAAAACCAAAGCGACATGCAGAAGAAGAAAGAAGGAGCGTTGAAGTACATCCAACAGATTTTCTTTGAGTACAGAGAAGTTTATGGCAGTCCTCGTATTCATAAGGAACTTGACAAGATTGGCATGGTCTTATCTGAAAAGACCGTAGGTAATTACATGCGTGAGCTTGGTCTATGCGCTACAATGCCTTCGCGCTACACAGTTACGACCAAATCTAATTCTGAGCACTTAATCTATCCAAATCTGTTAAATCGTAATTTTAATACAGACGAACCTAATAAGGTGTGGGTAGTCGATATCACGTATATTTGGACAAGTGAAGGCTGGTTATATTTGGCCACAGTAATGGATCTCTTTTCCCGTAAAATCATTGGATTTAATCTTGACAAGAGCTTATCAAAAGAATTGCCAAGGTTAGCCCTAGTGCGAGCTTTTCTCTTCCGCCAACCAGAAGAGGGACTGGTCCACCATTCGGATCAAGGGTGTCAATACACATCCAATGACTACATCGAACTTCTGAAAGAGAAGAAATGTGAAATTAGTATGAGCCGCAGAGGTGACTGTTTCGACAACGCATGTATCGAATCTTTCCATGCGACTATCAAGAAAGAACTGATTTATCGTCGTAAATTCAAGACTAGAGATGAGGCTGAAAGAACCGTCCTAGACTATATTGTTTCGTTCTACAACGAAAAACGCAGTCATTCTACATTAAATTACACGTCACCTAATCAGTTTGAATTAATGTATCAGGAATCCATTAAGAAAAACGCTCAGAAACCATCCGCAACTATCATGGAAGAACAGTTGGCTTTATAA
- a CDS encoding transposase: MSKRIDDKLKEHLVKLVVEEGKKQTDLCREMDVPPSSLRRWVSDYRKAAQAERSGKEYMTPTEQLKQQRKLEKEIQELKEENEILKKAMHIFSKNPQ, encoded by the coding sequence ATGAGTAAACGAATCGATGATAAATTAAAGGAACATCTTGTTAAATTAGTAGTAGAGGAAGGTAAGAAACAAACTGACTTATGCAGGGAGATGGATGTACCTCCTAGCTCCTTACGGAGATGGGTCAGTGACTACCGAAAAGCAGCACAAGCAGAGCGGAGCGGCAAGGAGTATATGACGCCGACCGAACAGCTTAAACAACAACGTAAGCTTGAGAAAGAAATACAGGAATTGAAGGAAGAGAATGAAATCCTAAAAAAGGCCATGCACATCTTTTCGAAAAACCCGCAGTGA
- a CDS encoding FTR1 family iron permease → MKLFLNRCKRTGLLAVLLLVLVIQPVVAAESYSDLYIAIGEAIMSTKQGQDFETEKALAEFKASWMDMKPSELTEAREVEQMLKVAVDAQNDEERLKALTALSKSLHHLEKAENPVDELAERAKFAKAIQPALDDFKVAIQSADRQAMQDANKRFIASWTKNERPVREQDIAAYGKIENQTAFIRITLAADDIDQNALKQQFIDLQTAITDFSNGKKVAKTQGDYSLASLIELLETSKQQVQANQYKEAAGSLRNFITTWPNVEGEIRTKNASLYQKIENDLPLLVSELSKTKIDDQKIISQLYDFKQQIALLQGDTSYSFWDSALILLREGLEALLIIIGLVAFLKRANQEHAKRWVYIGAVLGIFVSTAAAILMSTIFQSVTIGMNRERMEGYIGLLAAALMIGVGIWLHSKSTVLSWNQYISKRLDHAISKQSVWAMAFISFLAVFREGAETIVFYAGIAPKMSTAEFTAGIALAFGILVVVAIVLLRMTGRIPIHRFFAVATFFIYILAFKIIGVSIHTLQLTNVIPTHAVSGLPIVNLIGFYPTTETMIGQAILVVLVIGTILYKRKQEKAILI, encoded by the coding sequence GTGAAGCTCTTTTTAAATCGTTGTAAACGAACGGGACTTCTAGCGGTACTCCTTCTAGTCTTGGTCATTCAACCGGTAGTTGCCGCGGAATCATACAGTGACTTGTATATTGCAATCGGAGAGGCAATTATGAGTACAAAACAAGGACAGGATTTCGAAACAGAAAAAGCGTTGGCTGAGTTCAAAGCTTCCTGGATGGATATGAAGCCCAGTGAACTGACAGAAGCCCGTGAAGTGGAACAGATGCTAAAGGTTGCCGTAGATGCACAGAATGACGAAGAGCGGCTTAAAGCCCTCACTGCACTCTCCAAATCCCTTCATCATTTAGAGAAGGCAGAAAATCCGGTGGATGAGCTGGCAGAGCGTGCAAAATTCGCCAAAGCCATTCAGCCTGCACTTGATGATTTCAAAGTTGCTATTCAATCGGCAGACCGTCAAGCGATGCAAGATGCGAATAAGCGGTTCATTGCATCGTGGACGAAAAATGAACGACCCGTTCGCGAGCAAGACATTGCCGCATACGGAAAAATCGAGAACCAAACAGCGTTCATCCGAATTACATTGGCAGCGGATGATATAGATCAAAATGCTTTGAAGCAACAGTTCATAGATTTGCAAACAGCCATTACCGACTTCAGCAATGGAAAGAAGGTTGCAAAGACTCAAGGGGACTATTCATTAGCCTCCCTTATTGAGTTACTGGAAACTAGCAAACAACAAGTCCAAGCTAATCAATATAAGGAAGCAGCCGGATCGCTTCGTAATTTCATTACGACTTGGCCGAATGTCGAAGGCGAAATCCGAACGAAGAACGCTTCTTTGTATCAAAAGATCGAAAATGATCTACCATTATTAGTGAGCGAACTGTCGAAGACAAAGATTGATGATCAGAAGATTATTAGCCAATTATATGACTTTAAACAGCAAATTGCCTTGTTGCAAGGAGACACATCTTACAGCTTCTGGGATTCTGCATTAATTTTATTACGTGAAGGCTTAGAAGCACTGCTAATTATTATCGGACTGGTGGCATTTTTGAAGAGAGCTAATCAGGAGCATGCGAAACGTTGGGTATATATCGGAGCAGTTCTTGGGATTTTTGTCAGTACAGCTGCAGCAATTTTGATGTCTACCATTTTCCAATCTGTCACTATCGGGATGAATCGCGAGCGGATGGAGGGGTATATCGGACTCCTAGCCGCGGCACTAATGATTGGCGTTGGAATCTGGTTGCATAGTAAATCGACTGTGTTGTCATGGAATCAGTACATTTCAAAACGTCTGGATCATGCGATTTCCAAGCAAAGTGTCTGGGCAATGGCGTTTATCAGCTTCCTAGCTGTATTCCGTGAAGGAGCTGAAACGATTGTTTTCTATGCAGGAATTGCACCTAAAATGTCTACAGCTGAGTTTACGGCTGGAATCGCACTTGCATTTGGCATATTAGTCGTTGTGGCGATTGTACTTTTGCGCATGACAGGACGGATTCCGATTCACCGTTTCTTTGCGGTAGCTACTTTCTTTATTTACATTTTGGCATTTAAGATTATCGGCGTGAGCATCCATACGTTGCAATTAACGAATGTGATTCCGACGCATGCGGTGTCCGGTTTACCGATTGTTAACCTCATCGGTTTCTATCCGACAACTGAGACGATGATTGGCCAAGCAATATTGGTTGTGCTAGTCATTGGCACGATTCTGTATAAAAGAAAACAGGAAAAAGCGATACTAATATGA